The following are encoded in a window of Arvicanthis niloticus isolate mArvNil1 chromosome 1, mArvNil1.pat.X, whole genome shotgun sequence genomic DNA:
- the Klk6 gene encoding kallikrein-6, which translates to MPMKMLTVKTLALCLVLAKSAWSEEQDKVVHGGPCLKNSHPFQAALYTSGHLLCGGVLVDPQWVLTAAHCKKPNLEVCLGKHNLRQTETFQRQISVDRTIIHPGYNPETHDNDIMMVHLKYPVKFSQKIQPLPLKKDCFDENLNCQILGWGKMENGDFPDTIQCADVQLVSREECERAYPGKITRSMVCAGDQKEGNDSCQGDSGGPLVCGGHLRGLVSWGDMPCGSKEKPGVYTDVCTHTRWIQSIIRNKWI; encoded by the exons CCTGGTCGGAGGAACAGGATAAGGTGGTACATGGAGGCCCCTGTTTGAAGAACTCCCACCCTTTCCAAGCTGCCCTCTACACCTCGGGTCACTTGCTGTGTGGTGGGGTCCTCGTTGATCCACAGTGGGTGCTGACAGCCGCCCACTGCAAAAAACC GAATCTGGAGGTGTGCTTGGGGAAACACAATCTACGGCAAACAGAGACTTTCCAAAGGCAAATCTCTGTGGACAGGACTATTATCCACCCCGGCTACAACCCTGAAACCCATGACAATGACATCATGATGGTGCATCTAAAATATCCAGTCAAATTCTCTCAAAAGATCCAGCCTCTGCCCTTGAAGAAAGATTGCTTTGATGAGAATCTCAACTGTCAGATCCTGGGCTGGGGCAAGATGGAGAACG GTGATTTCCCAGATACCATTCAGTGTGCTGACGTCCAACTGGTGTCCCGGGAGGAGTGTGAGCGTGCCTACCCTGGCAAGATCACCCGAAGCATGGTGTGCGCAGGCGACCAGAAAGAAGGGAACGATTCCTGTCAG GGTGATTCTGGAGGTCCCCTGGTATGTGGGGGTCACCTCCGAGGGCTTGTGTCATGGGGTGACATGCCCTGTGGATCAAAGGAGAAGCCAGGAGTTTACACCGATGTCTGCACTCATACCAGATGGATCCAAAGCATCATCAGAAACAAGTGGATCTGA